TTTAGACCTGGGAAACCAACAACTAGTTTAGACCTGGGAAACCAACAACTAGTGTATACCTGGGAAACCAACAACTAGTTTAGATCTGGGAATCCAAAAGATAGTTTAGACCTGGGAAACCAACAACTAGTTTAGACCTGGGAAACCAACAACTAGGTTAGACCTGGGAATCCTACAACTAGTTTAGAACTGAACTGGGAATCCAACAACTAGTTTAGACCTGGGAAACCAACAACTAGGTTAGACCTGGGAATCCTACAACTAGTTTAGAACTGAACTGGGAATCCTACAACTAGTTTAGACCTGGGAAACCAACAACTAGTTTAGACCTGGGAAACCAACAACTAGTTTAGACCTGGGAAACCAACAACTAGTTTAGACCTGGGAATCCAACAACTAGTTTAGACCTGGGAAACCAACAACTAGTTTAGACCTGGGAATCCTACAACTAGTTTAGACCTGGGATTCCAACAACTAGTATAGACCTGGGAATCCTACAACTAGTATAGACCTGGGAATCCTACAACTAGTTTAGACCTGGGAATCCAACAACTAGTATAGACCTGGGAATCCTACAACTAGTATAGACCTGGGAATCCTACAACTAGTTTAGACCTGGGAATCCAACAACCAGTATAGACCTGGGAATCCTACAACTAGTTTAGAACTGAACTGGGAATCGAACAGCTAGTTTAGACCTGGGAAACCAGGTATGTTTCCTGGGTGGTCAGTAACATTAGTAGGTGTCAAGGACTGAAAGAAACTAAAACCAGCAGGACTGAGGCTCTTATTCAATTGTGCACCGCTATTATAGGAGGACTTGCAAACATGACTTATCTCTCACCTAAGCCTGAGCACTAGCCTCATTCTCTTACCACACAGCGTTTCCCTGAACTTGGACGTGAGCTTCTCGATGACGCCGTAGGTCTCCACGTAGAACACGTGTTCATCCAATGGCAGACTGGCCATGAGACGCAGGGACTTCATGTCCGCCCTGTCCACCCCGACTGCGTAGATCTCGATGCCTGCCGCCCTCGCCGCCGCGGCAACCTCCTCCACCGTGTCCTGGGGCCGCCCGTCCGTCACGATGATGGCCACCTTGGCGATGTTCTTGTTGGTTAGCCGGGCGCCCGATCCCTCGGTGAAGGTCTCCTCCATGGCCGTCTTGATGGCTAGCCCCGTCATGGTGCCAGCCGCTAAGGATTCGATGCGCGCCAACGCTGCTTTCAGGCCCGGCTTGTCGAAGTGCGTCTTGAGCAGGAACTCAATCTTCACTGTGCTAGCGTAGTTCACAACGGCAACACGTGTGGCGTCTGCGCCAATCTCGAGGGTGTCGACCATGTCAGCCAAGAAGATTTTGACCTTCTCAAATTCTTGGGGGCGTACGCTACGGGAGCTGTCGATGATGAACACCAGATCTAGGGGGCGGCTTTTGCAGTGGGTTTCTGCGAGGGAAAAGAACGTGACATAAGTTTTTACCACAGAGGGTGAAATGGTTTGCTCTACACACTTTGACAGGGAACTGCTAGCCAGACATCCTCtgtcatatacactgagtgtacaaaacattaggcaaAACTTCCTAATATCGAGTTGCACCACCCTTAAAACAGGCTCAATTCAtcggggtatggactctacaaggtgttgaaagtgttccacagggatgctggcctatgttgactccaatgcttcccacagttgtgtcaagttggctggatgtcctttgggtggtggaccattcttgatacacactggaaactttTGAGCatggaaaaacccagcaacgttgcagttcttgacacactcaacccggtgcgcctggcaccaactaccataccctgttcaaaggcacttaaatattttgtcttgcccattcaccctctcaatggcacacacacaatccatatctcaattgtctcaagtcttcatctacactgattgaagtgggtttaacaagtgacatcaataaggatgtatagctttcacctggattcacctggtcagtctgtgttatggaaagagcaggtgttcctaatgttttgtacattcagtataTATATCAAACACATTCAGGCTTCACATTCAGGCCTGGAGTTGCTTAAGGTTTTAGCAAGTCACCTTATTAACATGTGCTACTATTTAAAAAAAGATTGGATGGGAACGTTAGTTTTTAAGCGGGTGATCGTGCATGCTTCTTTACACACAGCAACGATATGCTACCAAAAAAAAGCTGTAAAAATAAAAGTCTGCAGAGGACATTAAAAAAACAATAGTGACTTTTACCACAGCACCTGCTGTTGAACAAGATAAGAGACTGGAAAAAGAAAGGGGTAAGAGCACCAACAGAAGGGAGGGGTGTCAGATTTCTTCCCAGCAATCAATCAGTCCTTGGGGGGTTCATTAAAAATTAATTTTGTTCTTCTTATACCTGTGACAGCACTGATGATGGGGTGGGGGTGCAGGTCGAAGGGGTGGTGCGGTGAGCTGGAGGTACATGACTGGTGGCCATTTCCTGTGTGGCTGCTAGTACTAGTGATTATTGCCATATGCTTTGGGCCACCACGAGGGAGGAAGATGCAGTAGAGCAATGGTTATTGTTTTTGGTCCAGCGCCTATGGCTTACATGGTGATGACGTGAAGTACAAAAAAACGCGTATAGCCTTAAGCATCAGTAAGAGGCTGGCTGCTAGCCTTAAGAATCGGTCCTGTCTGCTGGCAATTAAGTACAGATGCAAAAAACCTGattaaaaatgttaaataaagattaaaaatAACATTTCTACAGTAGTAATCGACATCATACAGTATCTTGTTTTCCATTTCTCACAATGTAACGTTAATGGGTTCTGAACTTTTAACTTTTAAATATAATAGCCGGAAGGTTTAATTTAGCCCAAAGGAttacattcaaaactgtaatgcaCATCATACATGGACGTCAATGGCAAATTATTAATTTAAATATATTATCATCTCAAATATAATTTAATATAATAGCAGTCTGCGCTGACTATTCCAAATATCGGCTACCGCTGTCTGCGCACTATAGACAGAAAACATTGGCCTCTCTACAATAAATAATGGACAATGTATGAAAATGAACCAGCCTCCCAAATCAATAGTTCTTTGATTCTGAGATAACTGAGCTGGTTGCTGAACATTCCAAATGTGTTGCTGACCTTGCTGAACACTCTGaaatggctgttgctgttggAAGTTCCGCTGAAACGTTTGCCGTGGCACGATGGGGCTGTCTGCCTGATGCTGCCGAGGATGGTATTCTCCATAAAGTCGGTATGTTGCTTGGACTTCCAGGGCAAGGAAGGAAATGCAAAAGACGAGTCCTCCGATTAACGATGTCATCCTGTGGCAGGCAGTTGGTTCTTTTAATAGGTCCGTATCAAGAGGCAATTCATAATACTAAACCACGAGTACAATCATTTGCTCTCTGGGGACATATTTAAGTATCTCCGGCCGGCACACGTGGGAGAAAGTTGTCCAATCGAAAATTAGACGTGGGAAGAAAAGATCACAGTTCGGTGTTGGTTCGGGGCAAGTGTGTGACCTGCTTTACGCACACTAGGCTAGGCAAACGATGTGATGGGGTTGGAGAGGATGCAATTTTGTTTGCCATTGTTCATGTAATGTGCGACCCCGAGCGTCACATACAATCACATGCAAGTTTATTCGTGAGATCAGTTTTATTCTCAATTTGATATGCATAAATTATTTTTAGTAGAACAAATAAAACTAAAACACATTTAGTATAGCTACAATTGATGTATAATAATATTCGTTTGGGTATATTGTTCTTTCAGCTTTATTACAGGTTATTAAAACCGACAGTTgtaattaaaaactgaaatacttTGCCGTTACAATAAAAAAAACGTTTATTTCTAAAACGCTATAAATGTATTTGCTGACATTTTTCGATTGTTAATGAATATTATTAGTGAAAATCATGAACAAACTTCTTCACAAAAATAGAAGCCACTGGAATTTGGTTAAATTGGTAAAAGAATTAAGAGTAAAATCATTAGTTGGACATAAAACATTTATTCTGGACAAAACTGTACCTCTGAAA
The sequence above is a segment of the Salvelinus fontinalis isolate EN_2023a chromosome 15, ASM2944872v1, whole genome shotgun sequence genome. Coding sequences within it:
- the LOC129811382 gene encoding matrilin-3-like isoform X1; protein product: MTSLIGGLVFCISFLALEVQATYRLYGEYHPRQHQADSPIVPRQTFQRNFQQQQPFQSVQQETHCKSRPLDLVFIIDSSRSVRPQEFEKVKIFLADMVDTLEIGADATRVAVVNYASTVKIEFLLKTHFDKPGLKAALARIESLAAGTMTGLAIKTAMEETFTEGSGARLTNKNIAKVAIIVTDGRPQDTVEEVAAAARAAGIEIYAVGVDRADMKSLRLMASLPLDEHVFYVETYGVIEKLTSKFRETLCGVDACALGHDCDHICVNNNNNNAYACKCREGYTLNADKKTCSPGSLQNQNQNQNQNQNQNQNQNPNQNGSGSNEDANEMSGNELSEDACMCEAQIAFQMKMQSTIKQLTNKLDDLSRKVTQFGGRR
- the LOC129811382 gene encoding matrilin-3-like isoform X2 → MTSLIGGLVFCISFLALEVQATYRLYGEYHPRQHQADSPIVPRQTFQRNFQQQQPFQSVQQETHCKSRPLDLVFIIDSSRSVRPQEFEKVKIFLADMVDTLEIGADATRVAVVNYASTVKIEFLLKTHFDKPGLKAALARIESLAAGTMTGLAIKTAMEETFTEGSGARLTNKNIAKVAIIVTDGRPQDTVEEVAAAARAAGIEIYAVGVDRADMKSLRLMASLPLDEHVFYVETYGVIEKLTSKFRETLCGVDACALGHDCDHICVNNNNNNAYACKCREGYTLNADKKTCSQDANEMSGNELSEDACMCEAQIAFQMKMQSTIKQLTNKLDDLSRKVTQFGGRR